Genomic window (Haladaptatus caseinilyticus):
TCACGAGCATGATGTTGGCGATGCCGATGGCTCCGACCACGAGTGAGATGAGCGCGATACCGGTGATGTACGCTGTGAACGTGTTGCTCACCTGCTTGACCTGATTGACCATCTCGTCCTGCGTCGTGACTTTGAACCGGTAACTACTGGATTTCAGTTGCCGTGCGTCGGATTGCTCGCCGAGATACGTGTACACGCGACCCTGCACCGCATCCACCCGTTCGGGGTTATCCGCCAACACGAGCACGCGCCCGTAGACGCGCTGGTTTTCGTTTGCCGAGGGACTGAACACCGTTCGCTGATAGAACGGGTCCGTCGGTGCGAAAATTTGTGGCGAGGAGCCTTCGCCGAAACCGAGCGCAGATTCGTCGCTCGGTTCGACGATACCGACCACTGTCGCATTGATTCGTTGCCCGCCCGCGGCGCGCGTAACGGTAATGTTGTCTCCGACAGTGACGTTTTCCCCCCCGAACATCCTCGCCGCTGGGCGGTTCAAAACGACCTCGCGTTGCCCGCTTTGGAACGACCCTCCGGCGATGAACTGCTGATTTTTCACGTCGAAGTACGACGGCGTGGTCACCACCACCCACTGTCGCCCGACCGTCGAATTGTTGAACTCGACGGTCGATGCGGCGATGCCCCCTTCAGGAACGGCGGCTTCGACACCCTCCAGCGACCGGACATCGTTGATATCGTGTTCAGTGAAGATGGTCTGCCCACCGCTTCCGAGATTCGGCAGGCCAGTTTCACTTTGTGACTGTGCGGAAACGTACATCGTCGCCGCGTTCCCGCCAGCAACGGTGCTGATGATATCCGCTTGCAGACTTGCGCCGAGCGTGACGAACGTGATGACCGCGGCGACGCCGATAATGACGCCGAGTGTCGTCAGCGTCGAGCGAAGTTTGTGTTCGCGGATGTTCCGCCAACTGATACGAAGGCTCTCGAAGAGGTTCATCCGCCCCAATCGTTTCGTGTGTCTTTCATTTTCCCGACTACCCGTCACGCTCTACGGCGGCATCCGACAAAAGTCTATGACGGGAAACGTCGTCTTAATCGCTTGAAACGCCGGATTATTGGGGCTATTGGGGTTTCACGAGGATCCCGACATGCGGACTGTCAAAACCGGTCGATCGGACAGTCGAACGATCTTTTCTGTCACACTTCCGAGCAGATAGCGGTCGATTCCCCGGCGACCGTGTGTCCCCATCACGATGAGGTCGATATCGTGGTCGTCCGCGAAATCGAGGATGGCA
Coding sequences:
- a CDS encoding ABC transporter permease, giving the protein MNLFESLRISWRNIREHKLRSTLTTLGVIIGVAAVITFVTLGASLQADIISTVAGGNAATMYVSAQSQSETGLPNLGSGGQTIFTEHDINDVRSLEGVEAAVPEGGIAASTVEFNNSTVGRQWVVVTTPSYFDVKNQQFIAGGSFQSGQREVVLNRPAARMFGGENVTVGDNITVTRAAGGQRINATVVGIVEPSDESALGFGEGSSPQIFAPTDPFYQRTVFSPSANENQRVYGRVLVLADNPERVDAVQGRVYTYLGEQSDARQLKSSSYRFKVTTQDEMVNQVKQVSNTFTAYITGIALISLVVGAIGIANIMLVSVTERTREIGIMKAVGARNNDVLQLFLFEAMLLGLFGSAVGALVGLGGGYIAASLIGLPLAFRPEWFGIAVAVGVFVGIIAGIYPAWDAAQTDPIDALRYE